One genomic region from Nocardia vinacea encodes:
- a CDS encoding GMC oxidoreductase, with protein MHDRRPSANTGVRQGMNRRKFLAGTAIATGAMALSPAAWTAKASAAPIGNGDHVPNLIIGSGYGGAVAALRLCQAGKQVAMIEMGQNWTTPGSDGKVFCTMLDPDERSYWFRTRTEQPVGYFVGADINRDISPSDAGVLDSEHFAATRVYQGRGVGGGSLVNGGMAPLPKQDYFQQILPSVDATTMYSTYFPRAQAALGVNNVDSAWFESAECYKYARVSRTTANNAGYTTTFVPNVYDFSYMQKEQANTVTRSALAGEVIYGNNYGKRSLDKTYLAVAAATGKLSISPLHKVTSVAPAASGYTVVITQIDVLGNTVATKTVTADKVFFAAGSVGTSKLLVTMKALGKLPNLADSVGAGWGNNGNVMVGRAGLDLTGALQSAIPCMGIDNWADANGPVFAEIAPFPTSTENGVNLYLAITKNPNRAKFTYNSSTGGVDLSWQASYTQPSIDAAKRVFDAINSKAGTIYRSDLFGVYKVWGDDFVYHPLGGCLLGQATDNYGRLNGYSGLYVIDGSLIPGNTGVNPFLTITGLAERNIEKIIATDLA; from the coding sequence ATGCACGACCGACGCCCCTCGGCCAACACCGGCGTTCGCCAAGGGATGAATCGCCGGAAATTCTTGGCGGGCACTGCAATTGCGACCGGGGCGATGGCGCTCAGCCCGGCCGCGTGGACCGCCAAGGCGTCGGCGGCACCCATCGGCAACGGGGATCACGTGCCGAATCTGATCATCGGCAGCGGCTACGGCGGCGCGGTCGCCGCGCTGCGCTTGTGTCAGGCGGGCAAGCAGGTGGCGATGATCGAGATGGGCCAGAACTGGACCACACCCGGTTCGGACGGAAAAGTCTTCTGCACCATGCTCGATCCGGACGAGCGCTCGTATTGGTTCCGGACCAGAACCGAGCAGCCGGTCGGCTATTTCGTCGGGGCGGATATCAACCGGGACATCAGCCCGAGCGACGCCGGTGTGCTCGATTCTGAGCATTTCGCGGCGACGCGGGTGTATCAGGGCCGTGGCGTGGGCGGCGGCTCGCTGGTCAACGGCGGTATGGCTCCGCTGCCGAAACAGGACTATTTCCAACAGATCCTGCCATCGGTCGACGCGACGACGATGTACTCCACCTACTTTCCGCGCGCGCAGGCCGCGCTCGGCGTCAACAATGTCGACTCGGCCTGGTTCGAATCCGCCGAATGCTACAAATACGCGCGGGTCAGTCGCACAACCGCCAATAACGCAGGCTACACAACAACATTTGTGCCCAATGTCTACGACTTCAGCTACATGCAGAAGGAGCAGGCGAATACCGTCACTCGCTCGGCGCTGGCCGGTGAGGTCATCTATGGCAACAACTACGGAAAGCGCTCACTCGACAAGACCTATCTGGCGGTGGCCGCCGCGACCGGCAAACTGAGCATCTCCCCGCTGCACAAGGTCACCAGCGTGGCACCGGCCGCGAGCGGTTACACGGTGGTCATCACGCAGATCGACGTGCTCGGCAATACGGTGGCGACCAAGACGGTGACCGCGGACAAGGTCTTCTTCGCGGCGGGCAGCGTCGGCACAAGCAAGCTGCTCGTCACCATGAAGGCGCTGGGCAAGCTGCCCAACCTGGCTGATTCGGTCGGCGCGGGCTGGGGCAATAACGGCAATGTGATGGTCGGCCGGGCCGGACTGGATTTGACCGGCGCTCTCCAATCCGCGATTCCCTGCATGGGCATCGACAACTGGGCCGATGCGAACGGTCCGGTATTCGCCGAAATCGCCCCGTTCCCAACGAGTACCGAGAACGGCGTGAACCTCTATCTGGCGATCACCAAGAACCCCAACCGCGCCAAGTTCACCTACAACTCGTCCACCGGCGGGGTAGATCTGTCCTGGCAGGCGTCGTACACCCAACCCTCGATCGATGCGGCGAAACGCGTATTCGATGCCATCAATTCCAAGGCGGGCACGATTTATCGGTCCGATCTGTTCGGCGTCTACAAGGTCTGGGGCGACGACTTCGTCTACCACCCCCTCGGCGGCTGCCTGCTCGGACAGGCCACCGATAACTACGGCCGCCTCAACGGATACTCCGGGCTCTACGTCATCGACGGGTCGCTGATTCCGGGCAACACCGGCGTCAACCCATTCCTGACGATTACCGGCCTCGCGGAGCGCAATATCGAAAAGATCATCGCCACCGACCTGGCATGA
- a CDS encoding anion permease codes for MSAELIVLLIVIVTALAFDFTNGFHDTANAMATSIATGALSPRVAVGMSAVLNLIGAFLSVEVAKTVSGGLLNINNVHHMELLHIVFAGLVGGILWNLFTWLFGIPSSSSHALFGGLIGAAVAALGTSGVIWTGNEKTGLISKILVPALLAPFVAALVAGLGTFLVYRLTRRSVEKKVNDGFRWGQIGSAALVSLAHGTNDAQKTMGVIFMALVAHGTFTNSDAIPLWVKICCAVAIAAGTYLGGWRIIRTLGKGLVELDPPQGFAAESSSAAIILTSAQFGLPLSTTQTATGSILGTGLGKPGAEVRWGVMGRMVVAWLFTLPLAGLVGAVCWWIADLAGGLGGVLIDFAILIAMSAYMYLRSRRNPVDTSNVNDEWEGGRTPASNVEAKAGASV; via the coding sequence GTGAGCGCTGAACTGATCGTGCTTTTGATCGTGATAGTGACCGCGTTGGCGTTCGATTTCACCAACGGTTTTCACGATACCGCCAATGCCATGGCGACTTCGATCGCTACCGGTGCGCTCAGTCCGCGGGTAGCGGTTGGTATGTCGGCCGTACTCAATCTGATCGGAGCCTTCCTATCGGTCGAGGTTGCCAAGACGGTGTCGGGTGGGCTGCTGAATATCAACAATGTGCACCATATGGAGTTGCTGCACATCGTGTTCGCGGGTCTGGTCGGTGGGATTCTATGGAATCTGTTCACCTGGCTGTTCGGCATTCCGTCGAGTTCCTCGCATGCGCTGTTCGGTGGTCTCATCGGTGCGGCGGTGGCTGCGCTGGGGACCAGTGGGGTGATCTGGACCGGGAATGAGAAGACGGGTCTGATCAGCAAGATCCTGGTGCCCGCGCTGTTGGCGCCGTTCGTTGCCGCACTCGTGGCCGGGCTCGGCACGTTCCTGGTCTATCGGCTTACGCGTCGATCGGTCGAGAAGAAGGTGAACGACGGGTTCCGTTGGGGGCAGATCGGATCCGCCGCGCTCGTCTCGCTCGCGCACGGAACGAATGATGCGCAGAAGACGATGGGCGTCATCTTCATGGCGCTCGTCGCGCACGGCACATTCACCAATAGCGACGCGATTCCATTGTGGGTCAAGATCTGTTGTGCGGTGGCGATCGCTGCGGGCACCTACCTCGGCGGTTGGCGCATTATCCGCACCCTCGGCAAGGGTTTGGTCGAGCTCGATCCGCCGCAGGGGTTCGCGGCCGAATCATCCTCGGCTGCAATTATTCTCACGTCCGCGCAGTTCGGACTTCCGCTCTCGACGACGCAGACCGCGACCGGTTCGATCCTCGGTACCGGGCTCGGTAAGCCGGGCGCGGAGGTGCGCTGGGGCGTTATGGGCCGGATGGTTGTCGCGTGGCTGTTCACGCTCCCGCTCGCGGGTCTGGTCGGCGCGGTGTGCTGGTGGATCGCCGATCTGGCCGGCGGCCTGGGCGGCGTGCTCATCGACTTCGCGATTCTGATCGCGATGTCGGCCTACATGTACCTGCGGTCGCGGCGCAATCCGGTCGACACCAGCAATGTCAATGACGAATGGGAGGGTGGGCGTACGCCTGCGTCCAACGTCGAGGCCAAGGCCGGCGCGTCGGTCTGA
- a CDS encoding acyl-CoA dehydrogenase family protein, whose protein sequence is MTSIDAKSTTDSDLDAIFGPIFDRIAQGAVEREIDRRLPFEEVAWLREAKFGALRVPVEFGGYGVTVRQLFRLLIELAAAESNLPQALRVHFSFVEDQLLGEPGEHRAHWLRAAAGGTLVGNAITEPGVGAVDHYHTRLTKDGDRWLLNGTKYYSTGSLYADYILAAADRDGERVGVLVDANAEGVRQHDDWDGFGQRLTASGTTEFADVIVESERILGPGYGAPGPTYATSYLQLVQLSVLAGIAKRAERDAREWVAARTRGYTHSAADLPRQDPLVQQVIGRLSAAAFAAEASVLAVADVLDKVLVGGAQDEDSIVAAELAAAQAQLAVIDLVLPATTLLFEVGGASVVSEQLRLDRHWRNARTISVHNPAIQKARAIGDYLLNGTQLPFAWSAGERKPATGDQQ, encoded by the coding sequence ATGACATCCATCGACGCGAAATCCACCACAGACTCCGACCTGGATGCGATCTTCGGGCCGATCTTCGATCGGATCGCGCAGGGCGCGGTCGAGCGCGAGATCGATCGTCGGCTGCCCTTCGAGGAGGTGGCCTGGCTGCGCGAGGCCAAATTCGGTGCGTTGCGGGTGCCAGTCGAATTCGGCGGCTACGGCGTCACGGTGCGACAGCTGTTCCGGTTGCTCATCGAATTGGCCGCCGCCGAATCGAATCTGCCGCAGGCGCTGCGGGTGCACTTCTCCTTTGTCGAGGACCAGTTGCTCGGCGAACCGGGGGAGCACCGTGCGCATTGGCTGCGCGCCGCGGCCGGGGGCACGCTCGTCGGCAATGCGATCACCGAGCCGGGCGTCGGCGCGGTCGACCACTATCACACGCGGCTGACGAAGGATGGCGATCGGTGGCTGCTCAACGGCACCAAGTACTACAGCACCGGTTCGCTCTATGCGGACTACATCCTCGCGGCGGCCGATCGCGACGGTGAGCGGGTGGGCGTACTCGTCGACGCGAATGCCGAAGGAGTCCGCCAGCACGACGACTGGGACGGCTTCGGCCAGCGGCTGACCGCGAGCGGCACAACGGAATTCGCCGACGTCATTGTCGAGTCCGAGCGCATTCTCGGACCCGGCTACGGCGCGCCGGGACCGACCTATGCGACCTCTTACCTGCAGCTGGTCCAGCTGTCGGTACTTGCCGGAATCGCCAAGCGAGCGGAGCGCGATGCCCGCGAGTGGGTAGCGGCGCGCACCCGCGGCTACACCCATTCGGCCGCCGATCTGCCACGCCAGGATCCGTTGGTGCAGCAGGTGATCGGGCGACTCTCCGCCGCCGCATTCGCCGCCGAGGCCTCCGTGCTCGCCGTCGCCGATGTGCTAGACAAGGTGCTCGTGGGCGGTGCGCAGGACGAAGACTCCATCGTGGCAGCGGAACTCGCCGCCGCACAGGCACAGCTCGCGGTGATCGATCTCGTATTGCCGGCCACCACACTGCTGTTCGAGGTCGGCGGCGCATCGGTTGTCTCCGAGCAGCTGCGGCTGGACCGGCACTGGCGCAATGCCCGCACCATCTCGGTGCACAATCCGGCCATCCAAAAGGCCAGGGCGATCGGTGATTATTTGCTGAACGGCACCCAACTGCCGTTCGCCTGGAGTGCGGGCGAACGCAAGCCGGCGACGGGAGACCAGCAGTGA
- a CDS encoding lipase family protein, with protein sequence MSSLRAVVVASMVGCSLLVGPVPAHAGPTEGPVAPVSPGPSDLQRWIDAHIPAPSLSPAASPPSGALPADLAALWQAVRSAPSGDRIFDEWPGGLDRLAPGDIVEWRDVTATSALLAIVPIQRAILLKFRTTDASGVPSFGTATLVIPAAAWTGPGDRPVLVNAVPINSLGLSCTPSYAMAHGLHGKFNAGDLFPPNTAWGLSRGYAVLIPDHEGPWMAYAEPKVAGHVVLDSIRAVRNVLPTEFRGSRFAITGYSGGAIASYAAAMLLDEYAPELSGVLVGAAMGGLVTDYRMVAGRFNGNSASGILLVVALAMGREHPAILGYMNNLTQWVATSPIKDTCGDSNGPLGVVGVPIDAAANISSPLTREIADRIFGQLSLTDRKSGAPLYIYHAASDIWIPQQNGDDLYRAQCARGVPAVHRTEPGEHVIALVTGFPGEIGWIDGRLRGEPAPSECAPRR encoded by the coding sequence ATGTCGAGTCTCCGAGCTGTCGTCGTCGCGAGCATGGTGGGTTGCTCGCTGCTGGTGGGGCCGGTGCCCGCGCATGCCGGCCCGACCGAAGGCCCGGTCGCGCCGGTGTCGCCCGGCCCGTCCGACCTGCAGCGGTGGATCGATGCCCACATCCCGGCGCCATCGTTGTCGCCCGCCGCATCACCGCCATCCGGTGCGTTGCCCGCGGACTTGGCGGCGTTGTGGCAAGCGGTGCGGTCCGCGCCGTCGGGGGATCGGATATTCGACGAGTGGCCGGGTGGGCTCGATCGGCTCGCGCCCGGCGATATCGTCGAGTGGCGAGATGTGACGGCGACTTCTGCGCTGCTGGCGATCGTGCCGATTCAGCGTGCGATCCTGCTGAAGTTCCGGACGACGGACGCCTCCGGCGTGCCATCCTTCGGCACCGCGACCTTGGTGATTCCCGCCGCCGCATGGACGGGTCCGGGGGATCGGCCGGTATTGGTGAACGCAGTGCCGATCAATTCGCTCGGGCTCAGCTGCACGCCGAGCTACGCAATGGCGCACGGATTGCACGGCAAGTTCAATGCGGGGGATCTGTTTCCGCCGAACACGGCTTGGGGCCTCAGCCGCGGCTATGCGGTACTGATTCCCGATCACGAGGGGCCATGGATGGCCTACGCCGAACCGAAGGTCGCCGGGCATGTGGTGCTGGATTCCATTCGCGCGGTGCGCAATGTGCTGCCGACGGAATTCAGGGGCAGCCGTTTCGCGATAACTGGGTATTCCGGTGGCGCGATCGCATCGTATGCGGCCGCAATGCTGCTCGACGAGTACGCGCCGGAATTGTCGGGTGTGCTGGTCGGGGCGGCCATGGGTGGGCTCGTGACCGACTATCGAATGGTCGCCGGCCGCTTCAACGGCAACTCCGCATCCGGCATTCTGCTGGTAGTCGCGCTGGCGATGGGCCGGGAGCATCCGGCGATTCTCGGCTATATGAATAATCTGACGCAGTGGGTGGCGACCTCACCCATCAAGGACACCTGCGGGGACAGCAATGGCCCGCTCGGCGTGGTCGGCGTTCCCATCGATGCCGCTGCCAATATCAGTAGCCCGCTGACCAGGGAAATCGCCGATCGGATCTTCGGGCAGCTCAGCCTGACCGACCGTAAGTCGGGCGCGCCGCTCTACATCTATCACGCCGCGAGCGACATCTGGATCCCGCAGCAAAACGGCGACGATCTCTACCGTGCCCAATGCGCGCGCGGCGTCCCCGCGGTGCACCGCACCGAGCCCGGCGAGCACGTCATCGCCCTGGTCACCGGTTTTCCCGGAGAGATCGGCTGGATCGATGGACGTTTGCGCGGCGAACCCGCCCCGAGCGAATGCGCTCCGCGCCGGTGA
- a CDS encoding DUF3349 domain-containing protein has protein sequence MTSKASILGSVLNWLRAGYPHGVPPEDYVALFAVLHRKLTEDEVGEVVEQLIAADTDGVIDRGQVQDAIGKLAHEKPGEDDVNRVAARLAAVGWPLAHPSDA, from the coding sequence ATGACATCCAAAGCATCCATACTCGGATCGGTTCTGAACTGGCTGCGTGCCGGGTATCCGCACGGCGTCCCACCCGAGGACTACGTCGCGTTGTTCGCCGTGCTGCACCGCAAGCTGACCGAGGACGAGGTCGGTGAGGTTGTCGAACAGTTGATCGCAGCGGATACCGATGGCGTGATCGACCGGGGGCAGGTCCAGGACGCAATCGGCAAGCTCGCGCACGAGAAGCCGGGCGAGGATGATGTGAATCGGGTCGCGGCCCGGCTCGCCGCCGTGGGGTGGCCGCTGGCACACCCCTCCGACGCCTGA
- a CDS encoding DUF3349 domain-containing protein, with product MALSDLLTRIVAWLRAGYPHGVPDPDYVPLLALLSRRLPEADVRQVADALIEQGAIPADRVDIGVLITKLTNEMPLESDIARVRAHLQAAGWPIDDAWPDPDGDEN from the coding sequence ATGGCCCTATCCGATCTCCTCACCAGAATCGTCGCGTGGCTGCGGGCTGGATATCCGCACGGCGTGCCGGATCCGGACTATGTGCCGCTGCTGGCCCTGCTCTCGCGGCGACTGCCCGAAGCGGATGTGCGGCAGGTGGCGGACGCGCTGATCGAGCAGGGCGCCATACCGGCCGACCGGGTCGATATCGGCGTGCTCATCACCAAACTGACCAATGAGATGCCACTCGAATCCGATATCGCCCGCGTCCGAGCACATTTGCAGGCCGCGGGCTGGCCGATCGATGACGCCTGGCCCGACCCGGACGGGGACGAAAACTGA
- a CDS encoding GNAT family N-acetyltransferase: protein MDIVRAPQPQYRQARFADIEDIAAIEAEVFAEPYLYLMLRQLYDLHGSDWLVAELDGRVIGYALTLHKAGRALLFTFAVVEQYQGKGYGRALLDHMLQQCRTDGADVVYLTVRPDNQPAAALFKQAGFEFVEHDDQYFGPGEPRGIFEYRLRSRHLDS from the coding sequence ATGGACATCGTAAGAGCGCCGCAGCCGCAATACCGGCAGGCACGCTTCGCCGACATCGAAGATATCGCGGCCATCGAGGCCGAGGTGTTCGCCGAGCCGTACCTGTATCTGATGCTGCGACAACTGTACGACCTGCACGGATCCGACTGGCTGGTGGCCGAGCTGGACGGCAGGGTGATCGGTTATGCGCTGACGCTCCACAAGGCGGGCCGCGCCCTCCTGTTCACGTTCGCGGTGGTCGAGCAGTACCAGGGCAAAGGCTACGGTCGTGCCCTGCTCGACCACATGCTGCAGCAGTGTCGGACAGATGGGGCCGACGTGGTTTACCTGACGGTGCGCCCCGACAACCAGCCTGCGGCGGCCTTGTTCAAGCAGGCCGGGTTCGAATTCGTCGAACATGACGACCAGTATTTCGGGCCAGGTGAACCGCGAGGCATATTCGAATACCGATTGCGGAGCCGACACCTGGACTCGTGA
- a CDS encoding LLM class flavin-dependent oxidoreductase, which produces MSLSFHWFLPTYGDSRGLIAGGHGTSMSGDRPASLRYLNQIGAAAEDNGFEAVLTPTGAWCEDAWLTTAMLVETTETLKFLVAFRPGLVSPTLAAQMAGTYQRHSRGRLLLNVVTGGEPHEQQAYGDFLDKEQRYARTAEFLHVVRELWESREPISFEGTHIQIRDALLNNHPDPIPPVFFGGSSGPAGPVAARYADTYLTWGETPAAVGKKLDWIRGLAAAEGRELSYGLRIHVISRDTSEAAWAVADRLLSGLDPAEIARVQASLARSESEGQRRMLDLHGGRTDRLEIAPNLWAGVGLVRGGAGTALVGSHEEVADRLIEYADLGITHFILSGYPHIEEAYWFGEGVLPILERRGRWTHPHRTESAPVATPFATATH; this is translated from the coding sequence ATGTCACTGTCGTTCCATTGGTTTCTGCCCACCTACGGCGATTCGCGTGGCCTGATCGCCGGTGGTCACGGCACTTCGATGTCCGGTGACCGGCCGGCATCGCTGCGCTACCTCAACCAAATCGGCGCGGCAGCCGAGGACAACGGTTTCGAAGCGGTCCTCACCCCGACCGGAGCGTGGTGCGAGGATGCCTGGCTGACCACCGCCATGCTCGTCGAAACCACCGAAACGCTGAAGTTCCTGGTGGCGTTTCGGCCCGGACTGGTCAGCCCGACGCTGGCCGCGCAGATGGCCGGGACCTACCAGCGTCACTCCCGCGGCCGCCTGCTGCTGAATGTGGTGACCGGCGGCGAACCACACGAACAACAGGCCTACGGCGACTTCCTCGATAAAGAACAGCGCTACGCCCGCACCGCCGAATTCCTGCACGTGGTGCGCGAACTGTGGGAGTCTCGCGAGCCGATCAGCTTCGAGGGCACCCACATTCAGATCCGCGACGCCCTGCTCAACAACCATCCGGACCCGATCCCACCGGTCTTCTTCGGTGGTTCCTCCGGACCCGCCGGACCCGTCGCGGCCCGCTATGCCGACACCTACCTCACCTGGGGCGAAACGCCCGCCGCGGTGGGCAAGAAACTCGATTGGATCCGCGGACTCGCCGCCGCCGAAGGCCGAGAGCTCAGCTACGGCCTACGCATTCACGTCATCAGCCGCGACACCTCCGAAGCGGCCTGGGCCGTGGCCGATCGACTGCTGTCCGGCCTCGATCCGGCCGAAATAGCCCGCGTACAAGCCAGCCTCGCGCGCAGCGAATCCGAAGGCCAGCGCCGAATGCTGGATCTGCACGGTGGCCGCACCGATCGTCTGGAGATCGCGCCGAACCTGTGGGCAGGCGTCGGTTTGGTCCGCGGCGGGGCCGGCACCGCACTGGTCGGCTCACACGAAGAGGTCGCCGACCGCCTGATCGAGTACGCCGACCTCGGCATCACCCACTTCATCCTCTCCGGCTACCCACACATCGAAGAGGCCTACTGGTTCGGCGAGGGCGTGCTGCCCATCCTGGAACGTCGCGGCCGGTGGACGCACCCCCACCGCACCGAGTCCGCCCCTGTAGCAACGCCTTTCGCAACCGCAACGCACTAG
- a CDS encoding helix-turn-helix transcriptional regulator: protein MGERWQLLDRPVEYEAVRTALTSGDFGGVVLVGAAGVGKTTLARLVTSALGTPVRWAACTESSQAIPLGVFAPWIAPTASRDPIALLCSARENLLIHQDTVIGVDDAYLLDQLSATLLHQIAVDRAAPIVATVRTGEPVPDAVTSLWKDGYLERIELEPLTKRQCVALVETVLSGTLEGLSADVMWESSGGNPLFLRNMVEGAVEAGTLTEVNGVWQLRGPAAVPSGLVALLDGRLARVGEPVLETLKMLALYAPLDLDVLTDLVGEDAVDAAEISGLIRTSRDGGFVSASFSHPLLGDVVRRRIGTAAARKRRGRIVERLREQDLSTAAHRIRLAQLCVDSAQPIDNDLLITAAKDAVALSNLSLGERLARAACELGGGLPAAEVLSRALLWQGRPQEADKILADFDPDRLDQLQLVQWGVPRASLLFWCVGDVERGHEIMDLLGDRVEHPALRLIIDAVNATMAIHENRIAVGIQGAESVLAEANSPKQAVDWAAFALGLAMPVAGRGADFAPIAARSRAQQKNTDGMIRVMVRYGDVLSLTIIGELDLAEQRATEYSEFSSAAQFLGWAIAKIAGGVVATYRGRFREAITSFEQALAALNAETSLPWKLPAQLILARAYAALGDSQQAERVLGEAEEYTGPHLALHEPQRMIARAWLAAGSGSQHSAVELARQAAAIAHTAGQYALEAEALHHATRFGDRTLAAQLAALVGRVQGSVVTIYARHAAAVEHSDTRALSAVSVEFESAGLLLAAADAAAQAVPIHDHAGQRRLSAQAAARALALAARCDGATTPAIASAARPLPITDREREITALITRGLSNREIAERLFVSVRTVEGHIYRACTKLDAADRDQLAKLIWGDVTR, encoded by the coding sequence ATGGGGGAGCGCTGGCAACTGCTCGATCGTCCCGTCGAATACGAGGCCGTTCGCACAGCGTTGACGAGCGGAGATTTCGGCGGTGTCGTACTCGTCGGTGCCGCCGGGGTCGGCAAGACCACCCTCGCCCGACTCGTGACCTCGGCACTGGGCACCCCCGTCCGGTGGGCGGCTTGTACCGAGTCGTCCCAGGCCATTCCCTTGGGTGTATTCGCGCCGTGGATCGCCCCGACCGCGTCTCGCGATCCCATCGCACTACTCTGCTCGGCCAGGGAAAATCTACTCATCCACCAAGACACGGTGATCGGCGTCGACGACGCGTACCTGCTCGACCAGCTCTCCGCGACCCTGCTGCACCAGATCGCCGTCGACCGCGCCGCTCCTATCGTGGCCACCGTCCGCACCGGCGAACCAGTCCCCGATGCGGTCACGTCGCTGTGGAAGGACGGCTACCTCGAACGCATCGAACTGGAACCACTGACGAAACGGCAGTGCGTCGCACTCGTCGAGACCGTCCTGAGCGGCACCCTGGAAGGCCTCAGCGCCGACGTCATGTGGGAGTCATCGGGCGGAAATCCGCTGTTCCTGCGCAATATGGTCGAAGGCGCCGTCGAGGCGGGCACCCTGACCGAAGTCAACGGGGTCTGGCAACTACGAGGACCCGCCGCGGTGCCGTCCGGGCTGGTGGCCCTGCTCGACGGCCGGCTCGCCCGGGTGGGTGAGCCGGTCCTGGAAACCCTGAAGATGCTGGCACTCTATGCGCCACTCGACCTCGACGTCCTCACCGATCTCGTCGGCGAGGACGCCGTGGACGCCGCCGAGATCTCGGGTCTGATACGCACCAGCCGCGACGGCGGGTTTGTCAGCGCCAGCTTCAGCCACCCGCTGCTCGGTGACGTGGTGCGCCGCCGAATCGGCACCGCCGCTGCACGCAAGCGGCGGGGCCGCATCGTCGAGCGGCTGCGCGAGCAGGATCTGAGTACCGCCGCCCACCGCATCAGACTGGCACAACTGTGCGTCGACAGCGCCCAGCCCATCGACAACGACCTGTTGATCACCGCCGCCAAAGATGCTGTCGCCCTGTCCAACCTGTCGCTGGGCGAACGCCTCGCGCGCGCAGCATGCGAGCTCGGCGGCGGGCTGCCCGCGGCCGAAGTACTTTCCCGCGCCCTGCTGTGGCAGGGCCGACCGCAGGAAGCCGACAAGATTCTCGCCGACTTCGATCCGGACCGCCTCGATCAACTTCAACTCGTCCAATGGGGTGTTCCGCGCGCGAGCCTGCTGTTCTGGTGTGTGGGCGATGTCGAACGCGGCCATGAAATAATGGACCTGCTGGGCGACCGCGTCGAGCATCCCGCGCTGCGCCTCATCATCGATGCCGTGAACGCGACCATGGCGATACACGAGAACAGAATCGCTGTCGGCATCCAGGGCGCCGAATCTGTACTCGCCGAGGCGAACTCCCCGAAACAAGCTGTCGACTGGGCCGCGTTCGCCCTCGGCCTGGCGATGCCGGTCGCCGGGCGCGGCGCCGACTTCGCACCGATCGCGGCCCGCAGCCGGGCGCAGCAGAAGAACACCGACGGCATGATCCGGGTCATGGTGCGCTACGGCGACGTGCTGTCACTGACAATCATCGGCGAACTCGACCTCGCCGAGCAGCGGGCCACCGAATACAGCGAGTTCTCCTCCGCCGCACAGTTTCTCGGCTGGGCAATCGCTAAAATCGCGGGCGGTGTCGTAGCCACCTACCGTGGCCGCTTCCGCGAGGCGATCACCTCATTCGAACAAGCTCTGGCCGCACTCAACGCTGAAACCTCACTGCCCTGGAAACTGCCTGCGCAGTTGATTCTGGCCCGCGCCTATGCGGCGCTGGGCGACTCCCAACAAGCCGAACGGGTCCTCGGCGAGGCCGAGGAATACACCGGACCGCACCTGGCCCTGCACGAACCGCAACGCATGATCGCCCGCGCATGGCTGGCGGCGGGCTCCGGCAGTCAGCATTCCGCGGTCGAACTCGCCCGTCAGGCCGCAGCCATCGCCCACACCGCGGGCCAGTACGCATTGGAAGCCGAAGCCCTGCATCACGCCACCCGATTCGGCGACCGAACCCTCGCTGCACAGCTGGCCGCACTGGTCGGCCGCGTGCAAGGGTCCGTGGTGACGATCTACGCCCGCCACGCCGCCGCCGTCGAACACTCCGACACACGCGCGCTTTCCGCGGTCAGTGTCGAATTCGAAAGCGCCGGACTACTACTGGCAGCCGCCGACGCCGCCGCGCAAGCAGTACCGATCCATGACCATGCAGGCCAACGCCGACTCAGCGCCCAAGCCGCGGCCCGCGCCCTGGCCCTCGCCGCCCGGTGCGACGGAGCGACCACCCCCGCCATCGCATCCGCGGCCCGCCCCTTGCCGATCACCGACCGCGAACGCGAGATCACCGCCCTCATCACGCGTGGGCTGTCCAACCGCGAGATCGCCGAGCGGCTGTTCGTCTCGGTACGCACCGTCGAAGGCCACATCTACCGGGCCTGCACCAAACTCGACGCCGCCGACCGCGACCAACTCGCCAAACTGATCTGGGGCGACGTCACACGATAG